One stretch of Eupeodes corollae chromosome 2, idEupCoro1.1, whole genome shotgun sequence DNA includes these proteins:
- the LOC129946202 gene encoding uncharacterized protein LOC129946202, whose protein sequence is MQNIVIFISLIALTSAAFNEITKNNVDLFKYSPNDVFTLTEDVDDDKPPVLYNGENTQAKTELLENYNAGKKFKYQLKTQNGIDIQQAGKLKDDKTFVVSGQYSFTGVDGKRYKTRYTADELGYHPMTELDIDMPEAFATQIPVTENKFQFLNQKFNTDDFFIKPISIKPIEKKPAATSGGFGSAFGAAGAGASQYTAQGFGSGSGSSGAGSGYGTGLGSGSGQGSGSNFGAGSNSGYGSGSSSGSGSSFGSSSGYGLGSNSGLGSGSNSGSSFGPGSNSGYGSGSSSGSGSGFGSNSGFGSGSSSGSGSSFGSSSGFGSGSNSGLGSGSNAGSGSKYGSGSSSGVGSGSSLGSSGSVLQSSGYGSVSSLGSSSGSSLNSGLGSGSGLGSQQNNFVSSSLQAPYSSQGAGAYQGGSSTGSSNGSGKDNIYSIDLNANHAENGYDYSPPSNQYLPPQSFGEPARQ, encoded by the exons atgcaaaatatt gtaATTTTTATAAGTCTTATAGCTCTGACGAGTGCAGCTTTCAATGAAATTACTAAAAACAATGTTGACTTATTCAAATACTCTCCAAATGATGTTTTCACATTAACTgaagatgttgatgatgataaaCCACCAGTACTTTATAATGGAGAAAATACACAAGCAAAGACAGAACTTTTAGAAAACTATAATGCggggaaaaaattcaaatacca ACTCAAAACTCAAAATGGTATTGACATCCAGCAAGCTGGTAAGCTAAAGGATGACAAGACTTTTGTTGTTAGTGGACAGTATTCCTTTACCGGAGTTGATGGTAAACGTTACAAGACAAG ATATACTGCTGATGAACTTGGTTATCATCCAATGACTGAACTTGATATTGATATGCCTGAAGCATTTGCAACACAAATTCCAGTcacagaaaataaatttcaatttttaaatcagaAATTCAACACAGACGATTTTTTCATCAAGCCAATATCTATAAAGCCAATTGAAAAGAAACCCGCAGCAACTTCTGGAGGATTTGGTTCAGCCTTTGGAGCAGCTGGAGCTGGTGCTTCACAATACACGGCACAAGGCTTTGGTTCAGGATCTGGTTCCTCAGGCGCAGGTTCTGGTTATGGCACAGGACTTGGGTCAGGCTCAGGACAAGGTTCTGGATCAAACTTTGGTGCTGGTTCTAATTCAGGATATGGCTCAGGATCAAGTTCAGGTTCAGGATCAAGCTTTGGATCCAGTTCTGGATACGGCCTTGGTTCTAATTCAGGACTAGGATCAGGTTCAAATTCAGGATCAAGCTTCGGTCCTGGTTCTAATTCAGGATATGGCTCAGGATCGAGTTCAGGATCCGGATCAGGCTTTGGTTCTAATTCAGGATTTGGCTCAGGATCAAGTTCAGGTTCAGGATCAAGCTTTGGATCCAGTTCCGGGTTCGGCTCTGGTTCTAATTCAGGACTAGGATCTGGTTCAAATGCAGGCTCAGGATCTAAATATGGCTCTGGTAGTAGTTCCGGAGTTGGCTCTGGATCAAGCTTAGGTAGTTCAGGATCTGTCTTACAATCATCAGGATATGGATCCGTATCAAGCTTGGGATCAAGTTCTGGGTCATCACTAAATTCAGGTCTTGGATCTGGGTCAGGATTGGGTTCACAACAAAATAACTTTGTATCCAGTTCACTTCAAGCACCTTACTCCTCACAAGGTGCAGGAGCGTACCAAGGAGGATCTTCAACTGGATCTTCGAATGGTAGTGGAAAAGATAATATTTATTCAATAGACCTTAATGCCAATCATGCAGAAAATGGCTACGATTATTCACCTCCATC aaatcaatACCTGCCTCCTCAATCATTTGGCGAGCCCGCAAGACAATGA